Below is a window of Vibrio fortis DNA.
TTGCTCAAGTGACTGGTAACGAACTACTTGTAGCAATGGACCGAAGTACTCTTCATCTGGCAGCTCGGCAATGTTAGTTGCATCGATAATGCCTGGAGAAACAAACGCCGCTTCGCCCGCTTTTGCTTCCACTAGGCTTACACCACCTAAAGATTGCAGGTTTGCTTGTGCATCCAGAATGAACTTAGCCGCTGCTTCTGAGATCTGTGGACCCATAAACGGTGCAGGCTCTGCGAAAGGTTGGTCGACACGAATCTTCTTAGTTGCCGATACTAGGCTATCGAGCAGTTGATCGCCCTTCTCGCCCACTGGAACATACAAACGACGTGCACAAGTACAACGCTGACCCGCACTGATGAAGGCTGACTGGATGATGGTGTATACCGTTGCATCCACATCACCAAAGTGTTCACTGATCACCATAGGGTTGTTACCACCCATTTCTAGTGCCAACATCTTACCCGGTTGACCAGCAAACTGACGGTGTAGGATATGACCCGTGTTAGCACTGCCGGTGAACAGCACGCCATCTAAGCCTTTCGCATCCGCTAGAGCAATACCCGTCTCTTTAGCGCCTTGAACAAGGTTAATTACACCGGCAGGTAGGCCAGCCTCTTGCCAAAGCTTCATCGCAAACTCACCCGTCCACGGTGTCTGCTCCGATGGTTTGAATACAACTGTATTACCCGATAGCAATGCAGGTACGATATGACCATTAGGCAAGTGGCCCGGGAAGTTGTAAGGCCCAAATACTGCCATAACACCTAGAGGGCGGTGACGCAGGACGATCTGGTTGCCCGCAGCTTCACGTGATGATTCACCAGTACGGTCGTGATATGCACGAATTGAGATAGCAATCTTGCCTGCCATTGCACCGGCTTCAGTGCGAGTTTCCCAGATAGGTTTACCCGTCTCTTTAGCAATGATTTGTGCGATCTCTTCGCTGTTCTCTTTCACTTTTTCCGCGAACTTAAGCACAATCGCTTCACGCTCGGCAAAGCTAAGTTTCTTCCAAGTTAAGAACGCTTCGCGCGCCGCAGCGACCGCTGATTCAACTTGAGCAGGTGTCGCACTGTCGCCCTTCCATACTACTTGGTTGTCGTATGGGCTTACTGATGTCATCGCTTCGCCTTGACCGGCTACCCATTGCCCTGCAATCCACTGAGTCATACTTCTATCCTTCTTTGACTAACCATCGAGCTCTATTGAGCCAACATACGAACAAAATCGCCTTCTTTAACTTCCAATGCCTCGGCCACATTTGGCGCAAGGATCACTTTACCGCTCGCTTGGTCATAAGCACCTTTAGCAGCGACCGCTCGGAAGTTTTCAAATGAGGTGTTACCAATCAGGTAATCTTGAGAGCTTGCATGCTCACTAATTTCAACCTGAGCACGAATCGAGTGGCGCACTGATTCAATATTACGCAAGTCACACTCAACCGTTGGGCCTGCGTCGAAGATGTCGACATAACCACGGTTGGTAAAGCCTTCACGCTCAAGCAGTTTCAATGCTGGACGTGTTTTATCATGCACTTGACCAATCACGTCTTGAGCTTCTTGGCTCAATAGGTTGATGTAAATTGGTAGTTTCGGCATAAGGTCAGCGATAAAGCCTTTCTTACCGATACCCGTTAAGTAATCTGCCAACGTGAAGTCGATTGAGAAGAAGTGCTCTTGTAGCCACTGCCAGAACGGAGAGTTACCTTCGTCGTCCGACACGCCACGCATCTCCGCAAAAATGGTTTCAGAGAAACGCTCTGGGTGCTCAGCCATTAATAGGAAACGACACTTAGACATTAAGCGACCGTTTAAACCTTTACGGTAATCAGGGCGTAAGAAAAGCGTACAAATCTCACTGCAACCTGTGTAGTTATTGCCAAATGTCAGTAGCTTAACGACGTTATTTACTTTAAGTCGTTGCGACGAATGCACCACTTTACTGATGTGGTAAGAGTAAAAAGGCACGTCCCAGCCAATCGAGGCTTCAATACCAGTCGTGCCAGCAACT
It encodes the following:
- the astA gene encoding arginine N-succinyltransferase → MLVVRPIKLSDYDALHTCAVESGHGFTSLPVNEELLTNRITHSEYSFAKENVTEPGDEGYLMVGFDVETGEVAGTTGIEASIGWDVPFYSYHISKVVHSSQRLKVNNVVKLLTFGNNYTGCSEICTLFLRPDYRKGLNGRLMSKCRFLLMAEHPERFSETIFAEMRGVSDDEGNSPFWQWLQEHFFSIDFTLADYLTGIGKKGFIADLMPKLPIYINLLSQEAQDVIGQVHDKTRPALKLLEREGFTNRGYVDIFDAGPTVECDLRNIESVRHSIRAQVEISEHASSQDYLIGNTSFENFRAVAAKGAYDQASGKVILAPNVAEALEVKEGDFVRMLAQ
- the astD gene encoding succinylglutamate-semialdehyde dehydrogenase gives rise to the protein MTQWIAGQWVAGQGEAMTSVSPYDNQVVWKGDSATPAQVESAVAAAREAFLTWKKLSFAEREAIVLKFAEKVKENSEEIAQIIAKETGKPIWETRTEAGAMAGKIAISIRAYHDRTGESSREAAGNQIVLRHRPLGVMAVFGPYNFPGHLPNGHIVPALLSGNTVVFKPSEQTPWTGEFAMKLWQEAGLPAGVINLVQGAKETGIALADAKGLDGVLFTGSANTGHILHRQFAGQPGKMLALEMGGNNPMVISEHFGDVDATVYTIIQSAFISAGQRCTCARRLYVPVGEKGDQLLDSLVSATKKIRVDQPFAEPAPFMGPQISEAAAKFILDAQANLQSLGGVSLVEAKAGEAAFVSPGIIDATNIAELPDEEYFGPLLQVVRYQSLEQAVELANDTRFGLSAGLVSTDDSEWEYFVDHIRAGIVNRNRQLTGASGDAPFGGPGASGNLRPSAYYAADYCAYPMASMEGGETQLPATFSPGIEL